A single window of Sphaerodactylus townsendi isolate TG3544 linkage group LG03, MPM_Stown_v2.3, whole genome shotgun sequence DNA harbors:
- the CBX2 gene encoding chromobox protein homolog 2, producing MEELSSVGEQVFAAECILSKRLRKGKLEYLVKWRGWSSKHNSWEPEENILDPRLLLAFQKKEHEKEVQNQKRGKRPRGRPRKNVEPELAPKSKSSSSSSSTSSSSSSSEEEDESDIDTKRGQRSRESHPVPQKKAQILVAKPDNKDAVRKKRGRKPMPPEQKAAKKTINLTKVLKTNRKDMGGGGPKLMGKMQPQHNAQSSGIAILKSHMKEAQGAFGGFCSGASSTDNLANIVKGNSPGSPNCGISWQSSIVHYMSRMSQNQNSADTSAVGRLTLKSAMSCKSGLGLDLKPKNQKSAGDLELTLQGSKVAKRPSGNALGEQKTGFGAGAQNLHNGNKVPASSPSSQLASNQELNLQALNLQSVKNGPTSIGGSILPRHACGTVAKSAGNTAAMSTGVPKGSGPAIGPNTANSDTDAHKSEKPTQRIATGEKDLTTKSSTSSTQEGCTTAENHKTSALSEMSTGEEETSSDSDRDSAAFPGAGQNMSVSIQTSQDWKPTRSLIEHVFVTDVTANLITVTVKESPTSVGFFNLRHY from the exons ATGGAGGAGCTGAGCAGCGTGGGAGAGCAGGTCTTCGCCGCCGAGTGCATCCTCAGCAAGCGGCTCCGCAAG GGCAAGCTGGAGTATTTGGTGAAGTGGCGCGGCTGGTCTTCCAA GCACAACAGCTGGGAACCTGAAGAGAACATTCTTGACCCCAGACTTCTGTTGGCCTTTCAGAAGAA AGAACACGAGAAAGAAGTCCAAAATCAGAAAAGGGGCAAGAGACCTAGAGGCAGGCCCAGGAAAAACGTT GAACCTGAGCTGGCACCAAAGAGCAAATCCAGTAGCTCTTCTTCATCaacctcctcctcatcttcctcttctgAGGAAGAGGATGAGAGTGACATTGACACAAAGAGAGGTCAACGGAGCAGAGAGAGCCACCCTGTGCCACAGAAGAAAGCTCAAATTCTGGTTGCCAAGCCTGATAACAAAGATGCTGTTAGGAAAAAGCGTGGGCGGAAGCCGATGCCTCCGGAACAGAAGGCAGCAAAGAAGACCATCAACCTAACAAAAGTGCTGAAAACTAATCGGAAAGACATGGGGGGAGGAGGACCCAAGTTGATGGGCAAGATGCAACCACAACACAATGCTCAGAGTTCTGGCATTGCCATACTTAAATCCCACATGAAGGAAGCGCAAGGTGCATTTGGTGGCTTTTGTTCTGGAGCATCTTCTACTGACAACCTGGCTAATATTGTGAAAGGTAACTCGCCTGGAAGCCCAAACTGTGGCATCAGTTGGCAGAGCTCCATCGTACATTACATGAGCAGGATGTCACAAAATCAGAACTCAGCAGATACTTCAGCTGTGGGAAGGCTGACACTCAAGTCAGCCATGTCTTGCAAGAGTGGGTTAGGACTGGATTTAAAACCGAAAAACCAGAAAAGTGCCGGGGATTTGGAGCTGACTTTACAAGGGTCCAAAGTGGCTAAGAGACCGAGCGGCAACGCATTGGGGGAACAGAAAACAGGGTTTGGTGCTGGTGCTCAGAATTTGCACAATGGTAACAAGGTTCCTGCCAGTTCTCCCAGCAGCCAACTAGCTTCCAACCAAGAGCTCAATCTCCAAGCTTTAAATCTACAAAGTGTGAAAAATGGACCAACCTCCATTGGAGGGAGCATCCTTCCCCGACATGCTTGTGGGACGGTGGCCAAAAGTGCTGGCAACACTGCAGCCATGAGCACAGGTGTGCCCAAAGGCAGTGGGCCAGCCATTGGACCAAACACTGCAAATTCAGATACAGACGCTCACAAAAGTGAGAAGCCAACACAAAGAATAGCGACTGGCGAGAAAGATTTGACAACGAAAAGCAGCACCTCGAGTACACAGGAGGGATGTACCACAGCAGAAAATCACAAAACATCAGCTCTGTCAGAAATGAGCACCGGAGAAGAGGAGACTAGCTCTGATTCAGACCGAGACTCTGCCGCTTTCCCTGGAGCAGGCCAGAATATGTCTGTCTCCATCCAAACTAGCCAGGATTGGAAGCCCACTCGCAGTCTCATTGAACATGTCTTTGTCACAGATGTGACTGCTAACCTGATCACTGTGACAGTTAAGGAATCCCCAACTAGCGTTGGCTTCTTTAATCTTAGGCATTACTGA